The Methanomassiliicoccales archaeon genomic interval AGGGGAATACCCAGCAGATACGATGGCCGCATGGCATATCCCATATAGGCAGGAATTGGCCGACGATAGGGCCCTGTTTATTGGATCAGTGGACCCCCACGCCTCTCTTTTATAACTTCTTCCAGCCCAAACAACTCCGTATTTCTTGCTGGCTTGAGCATATGCGGTCCGCACTCGGACCCCTTCCATTCCCCGGAGCTCTTCGAGACTGCGATCTTCAATCCCTTCGAGTCCCGGAAATCTCATCGTGTACATCTTCCTGACGACATTCAGACGTTGCACTGGATCCGAGACCAAAGCGGCCTGTCTGATCAATTTATAGGATGAGCGGGTCTCGCCCATCCCCTGAGCATAGAACCTTACTCCCTCTTCCCCTGTCCATATCAAAAGACACCCGTTCTGCGCGATGGTTTTGGTCGCCTCATGTGAAATAGCCGCCCCCGGACCGAGCATGATGACGGCAAGGGAGGCACAAGGAATTTTCGTTACGCCTTCCTTATCATAACTGGCTATTGACTTTTCGTCCTGTTCGACCCTGCATCTCTCCAGGTATAGATAGCTAAGGCCATCGCGGAATTTTGGGAGCTCATGGAGATCTTGAGACATGCTTACCTTCCCCTACCTTATCGGGGCAATGGATAGGAGGCCGAATCCGAATCCCTTTCCGCTGCCTATGCCCGATTCGAGCGTCGACTTGAAATTCAATGGTTCCTCAATTCGGAGAATCCCGTCAAACAGCGCTGCACCGATTGTAGTTTTGGCCTTCCCCTCACCCGGTGACATCGGTTCTAACTTAGACCGGATGCTGGTCAATTGGATGACGGAAAATCCTCCAGTCGTCGCCTTTCGGTCTAGCCAGTACACTTGATCTTCATAGTCAAAAAGAAATATCCTTTTCATTTCCCTCTTGACTGTCGGATTCGCCCTGAGCCTGAACCTTAGGACCTGCCCAGCCACGACCTCCGGATCAAAAGATTTCTGCAAGGGCGGCGAGGACAGGTAGCCTCCGGCCAGAGGAAGGCTGCCCCATTTCGCCTCAACGGTGGATTGGACGATGATGATCGGCCTCTCCAGTTCACCCTCCAACCGGAACAATACCCTTCCAGGACCTCCAGCCTCGGCCGATGGAAACGCCCTCATGATCGTTCGGTGCAGTTCGTATGGATCCGCCAGGTCTCTCCTTACTGACCGGTTCATTGGATTCACCTCAAGCTTTGACAGATACATGATCCTCACCACCTTTCGTCAACTGGTCTGCCCTCAGCCAGATCGTCTTGACGTAACGTACTGAGTAACGTCTCGGTGAGAAGCTAAGCGGCACGTCCATACGCTCCTCGCCTTCCTCCCTTCCGCATTCCACTACCGCCCTGAACTTATCCATTTTGTCGCGATCCCACCATCGTCCCATCCATGGAACGGCAGACAATCTGGACTCCAGCCCGTCCGGCGAGACCGAACGGTCCAGGAGCAGTGGCGAGGAAGGAGGGAATGACTTACGACCCAGGAACGGGAGCCAATGTGGATTGTTCAGCCCGTCCAAGACCTGTGCGAGGAGGCTCTCTTCACCTTCAAGAAATACGACGAAACAACCGTCTGCCAGGTATTGCCTGTTGGAGACGACCATCCCGCCAGTGGCCCCACTTGCCCTGGATGTCTCCATCACTGTGTGGAAATCATTCTGAAGTTTGCCCTCTCGATCGACCCGGACGGCCATCCTTAGCCCCGCCAAATCCGCGACATTGTCCTTTCTTCCCCGGCCTAGGCAGGTGCATAGCAATCCTACTACACCGCTCTTTGAAGGGTCCTGTCCGCTGTCTCTCTCGGTGAAACGGCTGGTCGTTCCCCAGGCTTGCATGGGTCCTTCAAGCCTTATTGCCAAGGAGCTCATCCGTTCTCCTCCCTATGGACCCAAGCAAATCTGCCACAGATTCGAAACGTTTCGCGCCGATGCTCTCCAGATCCGCCATTTGTGCCGAGCCGATGACGGCATACCCGATCATATCTATCCCGGAACCTCCGTACATTTGGAACATATCCTTAGTGTATCGTCCCAGGCGCAAGGTCGATGTCTCCACCAGGCCATGCCCGGTCTCGGTGACCGGTGTCGCGAAGGCGTTTGCAAGGCTCCACGGTTGACCCTTGGCCCTCACGGCGACGAGCAGCAAGCTCGGAAGGTTGTGAGCCGCCATGGAGTTCTGCTTCCCTGATGGGATCGCCTCAATCGACCCATGCAGGAAGCCGTCCAACGTTCTCAATGTGAGAGCTCGGTCGCCTCCGAGGTTCTTCATAAGTTCGTTCACATCCAAGGCACTGTATCGGTAGAAGCATGCGCTGTCGAACTCCACAGTGCCCATCATACCCGCTCCGGTCTCGTCCTTGGGCTGTAGGTCATCCACCGCAGTAAAGAAGTCCATGTCCATGTTCACTCTATGGGTCGAGATGGCGTGGGCCACTTGGCAGGCCGCTTCCACATTGAAAGCGTGTTTGTCTGCCACCATTCGTCCGAAAAGCGCGATGTCAGGCGAAATGGTACCAGGTTTGAATTCCTTGACTATTGTTTTGCATATCTCCTCAAGGGGAGAACTCTCGGACGCTTTCTTTCCCTTTTTCTTTGGCTCCGCTCCAGTTTTGTTATCAGAAGTTGGTGTGTTCTTCCCGGTCAGTGAATCCCAATTCTTATCGAGTATCTGTTCGATTCGAATTATCTCGTCCTTTCCCAAGAAGAGCAGAACCTTGGTCCGTTCATCCTCGTCAATCGCCCCGACCAGGCTAGGGATGAAAGCTCTCAGGATCGGGTTGATATCGGATTCGCCTTTGCCACCAGCCTTGAGATGATCGGCGAGCTCCTGATATAGCATCCTGGTTCTTACGCCCACTTCCACCTTGATGGATTCCTTGAACGTATCGCTCATCCGTATGGACCTCTTCAGGCACTGGCTTGAGATCCTCGCTCTTCTCACTCCTCCGAAATCGCAGTCTTTAGGGCTGTTCGTGTCGTCCCGGTTCAGGCAGGACGGCGCGAAATTTTGGATCATGTGTAGCTCGACAATCATTTTTGCTCCTCCTCAGTTCCGTTTTTATTCTCTTTCTCTTCTTCCGCGAGATCATTTCTCCAAAATGATGTCGCCCATTTCCTCTGGACCGACCGGTTGCTCGATTCCCAGTACCTCAGGTCGGAAAATAGCTGGTTCCAGTCGATGGGGACTCCCTTCGACTTGCACAGGCTTACCGAATGTCTAAGATGATCGGGGAGGTCCTCGGCACGGGTCCGAAGAAGGGCGACGAATCTCTTCTCGATGCTCTCAGAATTGCTGAGCTGTCTCACCTTGAACAGGGCCTCTCCCATGTTCCCAACCCCACCGACGTCCGGATGGAGGGCGAAAAGAGGGGCAATGATGTAGCATATCTTTTCCTCCCAGGGCGAAGCGGATTCACCTATCCACGGGACAACATAAGGATACATCTCGGCCGCTGTACCGGGGGGCTTACCTAGCCCCCTGCGCAAGGACGCCAGAGCACCTCTGTCTCCAGCGTCCCTCAACTCTTCCAATCGCCTTACTAGTTCAATGGACGACGTGCTTGTTCCTCCCAATTTTATTCCCCTCCATACTTGTCGCTTATTTCCTTGATCCCGTACAAAAAACGACCCTGGGCCTTGACTATGGCTTTCAACCCTGCTGGGTTCTCCGGCAGTTCACCATAGAGTCGGTTGAACTGTTTCCTCGCTTCTTTAGCCACAACATCCTGGGCCCAGCCTTTGAGGGCCAGGACGCGCCCCTCGTCCGTATCAATGCCGATGGTCGGGGAGACCAGATCGAAGATGAACCTCCTGAATGCCCCTTCGAGCGTTGCCCAATACTGGCGCGGAATACTGGACGCCCTAACCCGTTCCGCCAATTCATCCCTCTCCGGTTTTCCATCTGTTGGGTCAATCCACCATCTGAACGCCTCTCTTACTGAAACGTTCAGGATGATTCCTCCCTTCTCAGCAATATCAAGCGCCTGCCCTAAGGCATCCACAATCAATTCATCCTGCAAATATCGGGCGGGAATGGGTAGCACCTCGTGTCTCCAGAGATCCACTTTGGCCGGCTTATTCGAAACTAATCCGAAGGCTTCGATACTGAAGACCCTGGAACTGTCGACGATAGAATCGTTTACAAAGCCGGAGACCCATTTCATTGCATACGGGGGCACCGTGTCTCCATTGCTGCGAGGCAACCGGAGCAGTACCAAACTATTCCTCCAGAATGCCCTATCTGGGTCGAAGGAAATTGGAACGAAACCCCGATCATTTACCTTCCTGAAAGCCTTGGACGGGTCTATTATCGCGGCGTTCTTGGGGAACATACGACCGACGCCAAGCTTTACTCGGGAGACGTACCGGTTGCCCATCACCTCTTCTGGAACTAGACGAATAGCCCTACTCTGCCAGGTCAGGTAATCCAGGTAGCCATGTGGTTCTCTCCTGACCTCCAGGACAGCCTCATCTGAGGCCTCCCAAGATGGCTTATCATCTGTGCAAGGAAGTGGGGCGTTCTTTCCGTCGTATCGGATCAGATTGAGAGTGAGCGTCTCGAATACGGAGGCCCCTTTCAGGAAGATGGCCGCACCACTTACCAAAGGCGCATGTTCGAAATTTGTGTCTGAGCCGCTTAGGCCACTAAGTGAATAGGCCTGCGCGGCAATGAGATAGCGTGCAGCCTCGGCCGCTGGGACTATTGGAGGAGAGTCGTCCCACCGATGATCGAACCATGCCGGGTTATTGCCCGATGACATCTCGTGGACGATCTTGGCGATCGTGACCGGCAATTTTCCGTCCACCTCTTTGGTCTGGTAAAAGGGTCTGGCCTCGTCAAAGATGTCAAACGAACCATGCCATTTATCGATATAGGCATCTAAGCATCGTATGTCCCATTGACCATCCGTCCATATCTTGCCCCAATCAGACTCTTCCACTGGACCAAGGTTGCGATGAAGGATGGCAAGGAGCAGCCTATGGATGGCGCACCGGACCAGGGGGGATTCGTCAATGATCTCTACTATATCAGATGCTCCAACCACCAATTGCCGTATGCTCAACTCATCCATCTTGCCATCTTTCATCAGGCATGGAATCCATCTCTCATCCAACAGATTGAACTTCATTCTGTCCTCTCCTCGTTCGCAAGTACGATTCCCAGCTCCTTGGAAAGCCTGATAGGATGGCCTTCGATCTCGGATCTGAACACATTCCCGCCTTCAGATAGGGGAAAAGCAACTATCCTATGACCTCTCAAAGGTGTTCGGTCAAGGGCGATCTCAAGGTCGCTCTTCGGCCGCTTTCGGAAACCGAAAACAATACTCGGCTTGTCGATTCGAACGGTGCGGTTGAGCAGATTCCTCTGCATTTCCTGCGAGCCCAACTCCTTTTGTGTGATCGGCACGGTTCCCAGCTCATCGAGGTACGTTTGTGATCCTATTGCATACAGGCAGACCAGACTTACCCCAGGACGTATCAGCCTGGTCCTCGCCTGCAGAGACACATGCATTTCATCATCCTCTTCTTCCAAGTAACGAGGGATGTCTCTCCAGACCTTTCCCTCGCGAGGCGAAGGTATGACCGCTGAGCGGGCCATATATTCTTCGGAACTGAGCGCAGTTTCACGTTCTCTGTTCAACTCTTCCAACCTCTCCACCCAAGGCAGAGGTGAGCCGTTGGGCAGGGTAGGTGGATAGACCGCCTCGACAAGTTCTTCAATATCCGTGGGGGTGGTTATCTTGTCCCTCCCCAGAAGATGGGCATAGGTTGACAGGAGCGTCGATTCCCAGTAAACGAATGAAGAATCTCCAAACGTAGGATTGCCCTCCTTCAGCTGGGGTTCGACGATGTATAACCTAGGACAGGTTAACAAAAGAGGCCTACGATGACCTGGATGCCTGTGAAGTCTCCCAATTCTCTGCAGAAGGAGGTCCACAGGTGCGATGTCCGAGACTATTAGGTCGAAATCGAGGTCAAGGCTTTGTTCAATGACCTGTGTGGCAATAAGCAGGTGTTTTTTCGATGGGTCCCTTTCCTTTTTTCCAAACGAGGATATGCATGTGTTCTCTTTTGCAAGTCGATCCTCCAATGGAAAGCGGGCATGGAACAGGTCCACTTCTATCCCAGCTTTACGAAGCGGGCCTTCGATCGCTTGATACATGTCTTGTGCCCTGGAAATGGTACTGCAGATTAGTGCCGCATGCCCTCCATCCCTTAGTAGGTCCGTAAAGAGGGCGGTTAAGGCATCGTGGTTGTCCTCGATCCAATCAAGGAGAACTTCCACCTTTCTGCCTGTTGATTCAATGGTCTGTGACCCTACTCCACTCTTCGAGGCCCACGAGATTCTAGGATAGGCACCGACCGAGGGCAACGGCTCTCCACCTGAATAGGCATAAATTAGCTCGGCGCTTCTCTTTCTTGGAAGTGTAGCTGACAGCACGACGACTGAACACCCCAATGCAGATAACCATGACAATAGTATTTCTAAGAGCGTGGAGGTGTAAAGGTCATACGCATGGACCTCGTCGACCACCACGGTTTTCCCAGCGAGACCGAACAAACGAACGAAGAAGTGCTTTGAGGGAAGGACAGCCATCAGAGCCTGATCCACGGTGCCTACACCATAGGACGATAGTATGGCCCTTTTCTTTTGAGAAGAAAACCATTGTACCGCAACCACGGTTTGTGAATCATCGGAAACGCTATTCTGTGTTCTTAACTGGGCATACTCGGGAGATAGGGCGGCGTACCCGTGGAGGAGATGCAGGTTGACATAACCATCGAACGAAGCATGTTCAAGGTACAATCTGATCCGATGGAACATCTGATTAGCTGTTGCTTGGGTAGGCAGAGCGACGTAGGCGCCCCGATTATCGAGGGTTCGCCTCCAATAGTTCTCCAGGAACATGGCCGCTTCTGTCTTACCTTGACCCATTGGCCCCTCGATCAACACCAGAGAGGGGCCTTCTAACTTGGTCACCATGTTCACTGTACTGCTTTGCAGTGGAAATAAATCCTGGAAACCAAAAACCTCACCGAAGGTCTCTGGTTGGCCGGTCTGGTCACCGATACCCCACATAAGCTTCCGGACGGCGCCCTCAGCTTTGCTAGAGGTCGCGCACTAATATTCTCTAAATGAAGAGGCCACACGTTCATATGGGAAATTCTCGATGTCGGAACCTATCCAATCAGAAACTGAGATTAGACCTGCTATAAACACAAAAAACGAATTTGCATTGTTGACAGATAGTCTGGGCCAGATGGATATATCTAATCCAATAGTCTCAATTACACATTTTATCATCTCCTTTCTGAGCGCAGCCCACTCTACCCCACCTAGGACTGATGGACTTACGCTCATGACATCAATTGATGAAGGAATTGTACCATGATGAGACCCGGCGGCAAAAGAGATCAATTGAAGAAATCCAGGGTCGACCTTGCCTTCATTGAGAACCGTCTTTAGCTCATTGAGCATTATTTTGGATGTAACTGTCCCATGTGGGACCTTTTCATGCCCAAGAGACAGCTGACTGAAATGAATACCCTGTTTTGCTATTGAAATCTTCAGATCGGGCACCATTGCCTGGAATTGAGGATGCGCTTTTCCAATGTCATGGCATGCAGCGATGAAAGTTATCCATTTCTCACAGTCCAAAATGGATATTGACATCGATTCTGCTAGCCACTTCTTCGTCCTGTTACTGAGCACAGTACGGAACAACTCTTGCGCTACAGAACCGACATCAAGCATGTGATAGGTCAACGGATGGTAACTGGTCGGAGGTCCAACCGTAGCCTTGGCCCAAAGAGCCAACTGCCTTTGATCACTTATCCCCACTGGATTGACATCCTCACGTGAGGGTATAAAACCTTTCTAAGACCAATCAATAGGGCTTCGGGTTCTATTCATATCTGAGCTATTCATATCTATGCATATAATTATAACCGTTTAAGATGTCTATGGAATCGCTTTATTACAACGTTACCGCCTTGGGGCTCGTCAGCATCATAAGAAGTCCTGCGACCTGTTCATAGACCTTACCCATTAGCGCATATCCAGTCGCCGAGGCCGTCGCATCTGTTTAAATCGGAGAAAAAGATACCTAAGCATGCCCACGGTCCTAACCATCGCAGGTACTGATTCCATCGGAGGTGCTGGCGTTGCCGCCGACCTTAAGGCGTTCGCTTCGATGGACCTGCATGGATGTTGTGTCATAACCGCGGTCACCTCTCAGAACACCCAAGGCGTTTCTAATATCTTGCCCGTTCCGGTAAAGGATGTGGCATCCCAGCTCAATGCCGTCTTTGACGATTTGAAGATAGATGCGGTCAAGACCGGAATGATCTATTCCTCAGAGATTGCGGAGGTCGTGAGACGGAAACTTCGCAAGGAAGGCGTTCCCCTGGTTGTTGATCCGGTCCTTTGCGCCGGTGTTGGATCCCCGCTCTTCCGGGAAGACCTGAAGGGGGCCTTGCTCGGGAAGCTGTTCCCGCTAGCCACGCTGGTGACCCCAAACCGTCCTGAGGCTGAAGAACTCACATCGAGCAAAATAACCGAACAGTCAGGGGCAGAAGACGCCTGTCGGACGATCATCTCCTGCGGTGCAAGCTCCGTCCTCCTGAAGGGAGGTCATTTCGAAGGTCCCATGGCATCCGACCTTCTGCTCCACGAAGACCAGTTCACGGAGTTCACGTCCCCCCGGCTCCCGATCAAGGTGCATGGGTCTGGGTGCACGCTCTCATCATATATTGCCGGACATCTCGCAATGGGGTGCGATGTCAGAAGAGCGGTTGCAGGTTCGAAAAGACGCGTTCAGGATGCCATAGCCATGTCATCCAGCCTCGGCAAGGGAATGGCCATCATCAATCCTATGGCGACAAAGCAGAAGGAGGCGATGCGCTATCCTCGGATGGAAACGTTGCGCAATGCGATGATGCGTCTTGAGCAACACCTGCCGCCTTCATTCATCCCGGAGAACGGGATCGATTTCGTATACTCACTTCCAAACCCGCAGGATTTCCATGAGATATGCGGTTTTGAAGGACGCGAACAGTGCAGTAATGTCGTCTTCGGATCGAGCGGATGGATATCACGCATGATCATGTCTGTCAATATCGAACACCCGGAATTGCTTTCCGGGATAGAGATCCGGCATTCGAAGTGGAACGAACAATTCCTCCTCGACCGGAGGATCGTAAAAACGATCGCATGTTTCGAGGACTCAGGGGACGTTCTGCTGACAGTTATGGAGGGAACGGAGCACCCATCCAAACAATTAGGTTTATCATCGGGTTCATTATTTAAGTCGGATGGAATGGGAAGAGAGCCGAGGATCGGCTTGTTGGGCAAGGACCCCGACGAGATAATCAAAATGATCGGCCCTTGCTTGGATGGGTGAAGAGATGAGAATCGCCATGTTCACGGACAGTTACCTCCCCTCACGGGACGGAGTGGTAACTTCAATATTGCTGTCCAGGAAGAGCCTGGAGGCCCTTGGACACGAGGTTATCATCTTCGCCCCGGAACCGAAGGACCCGAAACAGAGGGAGGATGGGGTCTACT includes:
- the casB gene encoding type I-E CRISPR-associated protein Cse2/CasB encodes the protein MEELRDAGDRGALASLRRGLGKPPGTAAEMYPYVVPWIGESASPWEEKICYIIAPLFALHPDVGGVGNMGEALFKVRQLSNSESIEKRFVALLRTRAEDLPDHLRHSVSLCKSKGVPIDWNQLFSDLRYWESSNRSVQRKWATSFWRNDLAEEEKENKNGTEEEQK
- the cas6e gene encoding type I-E CRISPR-associated protein Cas6/Cse3/CasE, which produces MNRSVRRDLADPYELHRTIMRAFPSAEAGGPGRVLFRLEGELERPIIIVQSTVEAKWGSLPLAGGYLSSPPLQKSFDPEVVAGQVLRFRLRANPTVKREMKRIFLFDYEDQVYWLDRKATTGGFSVIQLTSIRSKLEPMSPGEGKAKTTIGAALFDGILRIEEPLNFKSTLESGIGSGKGFGFGLLSIAPIR
- the cas5e gene encoding type I-E CRISPR-associated protein Cas5/CasD, encoding MSSLAIRLEGPMQAWGTTSRFTERDSGQDPSKSGVVGLLCTCLGRGRKDNVADLAGLRMAVRVDREGKLQNDFHTVMETSRASGATGGMVVSNRQYLADGCFVVFLEGEESLLAQVLDGLNNPHWLPFLGRKSFPPSSPLLLDRSVSPDGLESRLSAVPWMGRWWDRDKMDKFRAVVECGREEGEERMDVPLSFSPRRYSVRYVKTIWLRADQLTKGGEDHVSVKA
- the cas3 gene encoding CRISPR-associated helicase Cas3' — translated: MWGIGDQTGQPETFGEVFGFQDLFPLQSSTVNMVTKLEGPSLVLIEGPMGQGKTEAAMFLENYWRRTLDNRGAYVALPTQATANQMFHRIRLYLEHASFDGYVNLHLLHGYAALSPEYAQLRTQNSVSDDSQTVVAVQWFSSQKKRAILSSYGVGTVDQALMAVLPSKHFFVRLFGLAGKTVVVDEVHAYDLYTSTLLEILLSWLSALGCSVVVLSATLPRKRSAELIYAYSGGEPLPSVGAYPRISWASKSGVGSQTIESTGRKVEVLLDWIEDNHDALTALFTDLLRDGGHAALICSTISRAQDMYQAIEGPLRKAGIEVDLFHARFPLEDRLAKENTCISSFGKKERDPSKKHLLIATQVIEQSLDLDFDLIVSDIAPVDLLLQRIGRLHRHPGHRRPLLLTCPRLYIVEPQLKEGNPTFGDSSFVYWESTLLSTYAHLLGRDKITTPTDIEELVEAVYPPTLPNGSPLPWVERLEELNRERETALSSEEYMARSAVIPSPREGKVWRDIPRYLEEEDDEMHVSLQARTRLIRPGVSLVCLYAIGSQTYLDELGTVPITQKELGSQEMQRNLLNRTVRIDKPSIVFGFRKRPKSDLEIALDRTPLRGHRIVAFPLSEGGNVFRSEIEGHPIRLSKELGIVLANEERTE
- the cas1e gene encoding type I-E CRISPR-associated endonuclease Cas1e translates to MSQDLHELPKFRDGLSYLYLERCRVEQDEKSIASYDKEGVTKIPCASLAVIMLGPGAAISHEATKTIAQNGCLLIWTGEEGVRFYAQGMGETRSSYKLIRQAALVSDPVQRLNVVRKMYTMRFPGLEGIEDRSLEELRGMEGVRVRTAYAQASKKYGVVWAGRSYKREAWGSTDPINRALSSANSCLYGICHAAIVSAGYSPALGFIHNGKQLSFVYDIADLYKTETTIPVAFMATAVGSEDLERRIRLELRNSFKEHRILARIVDDINELMGEVTVSKENDNFSDDAARPAPLWHEDEEELSERMGNADHDS
- a CDS encoding CRISPR-associated endonuclease Cas3'' translates to MGISDQRQLALWAKATVGPPTSYHPLTYHMLDVGSVAQELFRTVLSNRTKKWLAESMSISILDCEKWITFIAACHDIGKAHPQFQAMVPDLKISIAKQGIHFSQLSLGHEKVPHGTVTSKIMLNELKTVLNEGKVDPGFLQLISFAAGSHHGTIPSSIDVMSVSPSVLGGVEWAALRKEMIKCVIETIGLDISIWPRLSVNNANSFFVFIAGLISVSDWIGSDIENFPYERVASSFREY
- the cas7e gene encoding type I-E CRISPR-associated protein Cas7/Cse4/CasC, producing MIVELHMIQNFAPSCLNRDDTNSPKDCDFGGVRRARISSQCLKRSIRMSDTFKESIKVEVGVRTRMLYQELADHLKAGGKGESDINPILRAFIPSLVGAIDEDERTKVLLFLGKDEIIRIEQILDKNWDSLTGKNTPTSDNKTGAEPKKKGKKASESSPLEEICKTIVKEFKPGTISPDIALFGRMVADKHAFNVEAACQVAHAISTHRVNMDMDFFTAVDDLQPKDETGAGMMGTVEFDSACFYRYSALDVNELMKNLGGDRALTLRTLDGFLHGSIEAIPSGKQNSMAAHNLPSLLLVAVRAKGQPWSLANAFATPVTETGHGLVETSTLRLGRYTKDMFQMYGGSGIDMIGYAVIGSAQMADLESIGAKRFESVADLLGSIGRRTDELLGNKA
- the thiD gene encoding bifunctional hydroxymethylpyrimidine kinase/phosphomethylpyrimidine kinase; translation: MPTVLTIAGTDSIGGAGVAADLKAFASMDLHGCCVITAVTSQNTQGVSNILPVPVKDVASQLNAVFDDLKIDAVKTGMIYSSEIAEVVRRKLRKEGVPLVVDPVLCAGVGSPLFREDLKGALLGKLFPLATLVTPNRPEAEELTSSKITEQSGAEDACRTIISCGASSVLLKGGHFEGPMASDLLLHEDQFTEFTSPRLPIKVHGSGCTLSSYIAGHLAMGCDVRRAVAGSKRRVQDAIAMSSSLGKGMAIINPMATKQKEAMRYPRMETLRNAMMRLEQHLPPSFIPENGIDFVYSLPNPQDFHEICGFEGREQCSNVVFGSSGWISRMIMSVNIEHPELLSGIEIRHSKWNEQFLLDRRIVKTIACFEDSGDVLLTVMEGTEHPSKQLGLSSGSLFKSDGMGREPRIGLLGKDPDEIIKMIGPCLDG
- the casA gene encoding type I-E CRISPR-associated protein Cse1/CasA, whose amino-acid sequence is MKFNLLDERWIPCLMKDGKMDELSIRQLVVGASDIVEIIDESPLVRCAIHRLLLAILHRNLGPVEESDWGKIWTDGQWDIRCLDAYIDKWHGSFDIFDEARPFYQTKEVDGKLPVTIAKIVHEMSSGNNPAWFDHRWDDSPPIVPAAEAARYLIAAQAYSLSGLSGSDTNFEHAPLVSGAAIFLKGASVFETLTLNLIRYDGKNAPLPCTDDKPSWEASDEAVLEVRREPHGYLDYLTWQSRAIRLVPEEVMGNRYVSRVKLGVGRMFPKNAAIIDPSKAFRKVNDRGFVPISFDPDRAFWRNSLVLLRLPRSNGDTVPPYAMKWVSGFVNDSIVDSSRVFSIEAFGLVSNKPAKVDLWRHEVLPIPARYLQDELIVDALGQALDIAEKGGIILNVSVREAFRWWIDPTDGKPERDELAERVRASSIPRQYWATLEGAFRRFIFDLVSPTIGIDTDEGRVLALKGWAQDVVAKEARKQFNRLYGELPENPAGLKAIVKAQGRFLYGIKEISDKYGGE